From the genome of Nilaparvata lugens isolate BPH unplaced genomic scaffold, ASM1435652v1 scaffold6889, whole genome shotgun sequence, one region includes:
- the LOC111061259 gene encoding nonribosomal peptide synthetase 13-like, with the protein MVDLILMTMEITEVEMDGYDSQGCLHDMFRRQARKTPNNQAVVGWWNFKYLDYVSDCLAVKLGQCGVGVNTVVGILMDRPDDFVVSVLGILKAGNIFYSILPCSIY; encoded by the exons ATGGTTGATCTGATTCTGATGACAATGGAAATAACCGAAGTTGAAATGGACGGCTATGACAGCCAAGGATGTCTCCATGATATGTTTCGGAGACAAGCGAGAAAAACTCCCAATAATCAGGCAGTTGTTGGATGG tgGAACTTTAAATACCTTGATTATGTGAGCGACTGTTTAGCAGTGAAACTTGGACAGTGTGGAGTGGGAGTGAATACGGTGGTTGGAATATTAATGGACAGACCTGATGATTTTGTTGTCTCCGTTTTGGGCATACTGAAAGCTGGTAACATATTCTACTCAATCCTTCCCTGTTCAATCTACTAA